A segment of the Lycium ferocissimum isolate CSIRO_LF1 chromosome 10, AGI_CSIRO_Lferr_CH_V1, whole genome shotgun sequence genome:
ccgaataccgaaataccgaaaccctcggttcggttcggtaattcggttttcggtgttttatgcccagccctagtaATAGTTGTGCAAAGTCAATGTAATATCTATTCAATTTTTCCTCTAATGAAATCCTAAAAGTACTTTATACTCCACAAAAGTTGGATTTTAAACATTCCTACTATATATAAGTGGCTAAGAGGTACGAACAACGCAATACCTTATTGTAAAAAAGGTAAATTAGATTGTACTTTATATTTGGACACATTTTATTGGCCGGCAATTTGAAGTTTCTTGCCCTTTCctctattttcctttttaggGCTACACGTGTCTAccaattttatgtttttctaatatatatgtatccaAGAGGGACTAACACAAAGAACAACAAATTGTGCAAAAAGTTGTCTGAATTATACACTAAATTTGGATTTATTTCAAttgtatttgttttgtttttttttccagttgtgGGTTTACTTCATTTAACAAGTACTACTATTTGGTTTTCCACCTATTCTTTGTATACGTGTATTCCACTTTTATGTTATCATATTTCTTTActtctacacttcattttattattCTAATAGAGAAAGCACATGAAATTGTGCTCTAAGCAGGGGCTAACATGTGCACATTTCAGAAatttaacattaattctacctcttttgtgtttattttttagGTCCCCACGTGTccgcagtgtctcaattgtcctttcatttccttcatttggcatatactccctctgtctcaatttaagtgtctaagtttgactagacacggaatttaagaaataacgatagacttttgaattttgtggttctaaattaaaaatgtgtattatataataaaatattctttgaatCTTATGGTTATAAACTtaacatgtaggatatttgacttgtcaatttactaaatataaaaagaggcgcaCATAACTAAAAtgagacaaattttaacaacaattgagaaattaaggggaaaaataagagaaaaagaaacaaaatatggagattcactaaggagaatcgcggtatcctttgcaaaatatacaaaccataaagactaactaaagtaAAAAGAActaaattaatcatgttgggccCCGTACATGCACGGGTATAGTTTGCTAGTATAATAACAAATGCTATTAGATAAAACTAACAAATCAAAATTAAGCATAATACGAGGTCCTAACTCATAAATACCGAAAAATATATATCCTTAACATGCAATTTCCTCTTTACTTCTCAAGGACCCCTCTATTAACTGTATTGCCCGTATTGAACCTTTTACATTTTCAAGACCCACACAAAAAAATGGACCAAAAATTACTCCAATTTTTACAAAAATGCAATACTAGCAAACAATTAAAAGAAACCCATCTTCAGATTATTGTTAATGGCTTCACAAATAACAACTTTATAGTACCAAAGTTGATAACTTTTTCCTCAAACCTCATTTCACTTAATTATTCACTTCATATATTTAAAACCTTACAAAACCCAACTCTTATTTCATACAACACTTTGATTAAATGTTTCATAGGAAAGACATTTAAATATGCATTATATACTTATAATCAAATGAGGGTATCAAATATTACACCTAATAGTTTTACATTTACGTTTTTATTGAGGTGTTTTGAGTCTTTTGAGGCTATAAAAGCTGGTGAAGTAGTGCACAGTGAGATTGTGAAATTGGGGTTTGAATCAAGTgtgtttgctaagaatacaCTTATGGATTTTTATGCTAAATGTGGTGGGAATTTGGGTTCTGCTCGTAAGGTGTTCGATGAAATGTCTGAGAGAGATGTTGTTTCGTGGAATACGATTATTGGTGCTTATATGATTCTTGGTAATCAAGAATATGCGCTTTGTTTGTTCGAGGCTATGCCGGAGAGGAATTTAGTTACGTGGAATTCGGTTATTGCTGGATTAATGAAGGTTGGGAAAATGGCGTTGGCTCGTTCTGTTTTTAAGCGTATGCCTGAGAAGAATGACGTTTCTTGGAATACGATGATTTCTGGATATGTAAAGTTGGGTGATGTGGAAACTGCTAGAACTATTTTTGATGACATGCCGGAGAAAAGTATAATCTCTTGGACCGCGATGGTGTCAGGATATGCGATGGTTGGTGATTTGAGATCGGCGAGAGAGATGTTTGATCGAATACCAGCGAAAAATGTTGTTTCGTGGAATGCCATGATTGCTGGATATGTAAATAACCACATGTTTGATGAAGCACTTTCGGTGTTTCAGCATATGTTGATTGATGGAAATTGTAAACCCAATCAGACCACTTTGATTAGTGTACTCTCGGCTTGTTCACATTTGGGGTCTCACGAGCATGGAAAATGGATTGAATCTTTTATAAGAAAGAACAAATTTGATTTATCAGTTCCACTAGGAAATGCTTTAATTGACACATTTGCAAAATGTGGAGATATGGAAAATGCAAAAGCAGTTTTCTTAAGGATGGGTCAGAGATGCATAATTACTTGGACTACAATGATTTCAGGATTAGCAGTCAATGGACATTGCAGAAACGCCCTAGAACTCTATGAAGAGATGTGTTTGGAAGGAGTAGAGCCGGATGATGTTGTATTTATTGCTGTTCTTTCAGCTTGCACTCATGGAAGGCTGCTGGAAGAAGGGAAAAGGATATTTTGCCAGATGGTTAATGATTTTGGCATTAAACCACGGATTGAGCATTATGGATGCATGGTTGATCTTCTTGGCCGAGCTGGAAAGTTTGAAGAAGCACTGAGTTTCATTAAGAGCATGCATTTGGAACCTAACACAGTCATTTGGGCTATCTTGCTTTCTGCTTGTAAAATTTATAGAAATGGGGATTTGTTAGAATCCTTAACCAGGAGGATCCTGGAGCAAGAGCCTAACAACCCAAG
Coding sequences within it:
- the LOC132033978 gene encoding pentatricopeptide repeat-containing protein At3g29230-like; amino-acid sequence: MDQKLLQFLQKCNTSKQLKETHLQIIVNGFTNNNFIVPKLITFSSNLISLNYSLHIFKTLQNPTLISYNTLIKCFIGKTFKYALYTYNQMRVSNITPNSFTFTFLLRCFESFEAIKAGEVVHSEIVKLGFESSVFAKNTLMDFYAKCGGNLGSARKVFDEMSERDVVSWNTIIGAYMILGNQEYALCLFEAMPERNLVTWNSVIAGLMKVGKMALARSVFKRMPEKNDVSWNTMISGYVKLGDVETARTIFDDMPEKSIISWTAMVSGYAMVGDLRSAREMFDRIPAKNVVSWNAMIAGYVNNHMFDEALSVFQHMLIDGNCKPNQTTLISVLSACSHLGSHEHGKWIESFIRKNKFDLSVPLGNALIDTFAKCGDMENAKAVFLRMGQRCIITWTTMISGLAVNGHCRNALELYEEMCLEGVEPDDVVFIAVLSACTHGRLLEEGKRIFCQMVNDFGIKPRIEHYGCMVDLLGRAGKFEEALSFIKSMHLEPNTVIWAILLSACKIYRNGDLLESLTRRILEQEPNNPSYLTLIMNLSSSIGLWQDALNIRIATRGQGIEKIPGCSSIQIGNSVHEFLAKDTKHPQRKEIYRILGFLNGHLKLCEVE